CTTGTAAGGCGCCTCCGTTCAGTGAGTGGTGGTCACTTTGGCTTTTGGTTTTTGAAAAGAGATGAGGAATTGCAGGGCAGAGGGTTTTCTGTTTTTGTACTTCATCACTTGATTACACCAGTCGCCATCATTGCAAGAGAAGAAGGGGAACGTCATTGAAGCCACTGCGGCGCTTGCGGATGGCTACGCAATGAGCCAGACAGGGAAGAGCATCCTGTCAGTCTCATCACTTCGCCGACCGCTTGTAAGGCGCCTTCGTTCAGTTAGGGAAAAGCAGAACATGACACGTCTTTTACCTAAGTATACGCCAGTCGTCAACCAGTCACTGGACTTCATCTCTTTTAAAAGAGTACTTGGATTGCCTCCACTCAGCAGCGCAGGCATAACTGCGGGGTCGGCCGAAGTCATGAGACAACTGGCACGCACTTCGCCAGCTGGCTCATGACGAAAGGCAATCCCCCACGTGCCTGCGCGGGTCCTAAGAGTGGACTGTTGCTAACTACAACACCCGACAATGAGTCGAGCAACGACCACAAAACCAGAGACAGAACGTCATTGAAGTCACTGCGGCGCTGGCGGATGGCTACGCAATGAGCCAGACAGGAAGAGCGCCTGTCAGTCTCATCACTACGCCGACCGCTTGTAAGGCTCCTTCGTTCAGTTAGGGGGAAGCAGACCATGACACTTCTTTTGCCAAAGCATACGCCAGTCGGCAACCAGTCACTGCACTTCTTCTCTTTTAAATGAGTACATGAGTAGCTTCCACACAGCAGCGCAGGCACAACTGCGGGGTCGGCCGAAGTCATGAGACAACTGGCATGCACTTCGCCAGCTGGCTCATGACGAAAGGCAATCCCCCACGTGCCTGCGCGGGTCCTAAGAGCAGACACTTGCTGACTTCAATCCCTGACAACCGATCGAGCAACGACCACAAAACCAGAGACAGAACGGCATTGAAGTCACTGCGGCGCTGGCGGATTGCTACGCAATGAGCCAGACAGGAAGAGCGCCTGTCAGTCTCATCACTACGCCGACCGCTTGTAAGGCGCCTCCGTTCAGTTAGGGGGAAGCAAATATGACACTTCATTCGCCTAAGCATACGCCAGTCGGCAACCAGTCACTGCACTTCTTCTCTTTTAAAAGAGTACATGAATAGCTTCCACTCCGCAGCGCAGGCACAACTGCGGGGTCGGCCGAAGTCATGAGACAACTGGCACGCACTTCGCCAGCTGGCTCATGACGAAAGGCAATCCCCCACGTGCCTGCGCGGGTCCAAAAAGCCGACACTCACTAACTTCAACACCCGACAACCAATCGAGCAACGACCCAACACTACAAAACATAACCGATCGGCAAACAAAATAGCACACCAAAGATCACCTGAACTATTTGCACAGCAAAGTTATTATGTTATAATACTGTAAAAGTATCCAATAACTTAATAACTTTTGACGCAATGTCAAAGGGGAGTAGCTATAGGGAAACCTATTTCATAATCGTCAATACGTGGCTGCCAGACGGCCATCGGTTATGATAGCTGGATTTTGATCGTAAAATTCCGACTTAGCGAGACCTTTGCCTAATTATTAGGTGAGGGTCTTTTTATATTGTAAAAAACAAGGAGGAAATACGTTGGAGGCCATTTTATTAGAATATGCATGGGTACTCGTCGTACTCATCGTACTCGAAGGATTATTAGCAACAGACAACGCAGTAGTTATGGCGGTAATGGTCAAACACTTACCGAAACCGCAGCAAAAGAAAGCACTATTTTATGGCCTGCTCGGAGCATTCGTCTTCCGGTTCACTGCGCTGTTCATGATCACATTCTTAGTGAAGTTCTGGGAGATACAGGCGATCGGAGCGATCTATCTTCTATTCATTGCAGGTAAGAATATCTATGATAAAATCACCCATAAGCCGGACGATCACCCGAATAAAAAGCCAAAAAGGCAATCCGGTTTTTGGATGACCGTGCTGAAAGTGGAATTGGCGGATATCGCATTCGCATTGGACTCCATGCTTGCGGCAGTCGCACTTGCCGTGACTTTGCCAGAACTGGGTGATTTCCATATCGGCGGCATCAACGGCGGACAATTCACTGTGATGTTGCTCGGTGGCATGATTGGTTTAATCATGATCCGTTTTGCGGCCAGACAGTTTGTAATCTTGCTTGAAAAGTACCCAACGCTCGAAACAGCAGCATTTCTAATCGTCGGCTGGGTAGGTGTGAAACTGGCTGTGTTAACTCTTGCGCACCCGTCACTTCTAATCATTCCCGAAACATTCCCGCATTCCACTTTATGGAAAACAACCTTCTGGATTGTGTTATTAGTTCTTGCAGCAGGCGGATACGCATTGGCCGTTGCGAAGTCCAAAATTAAAGCAAACAGATAATGCAGAAGCAGTCCTTCCCGATTCAGGGAGGACTGCTTTTTATTGATGATTGGTTTAGAATGGAGAAAAGAGTGTAAAGTTCTATGTAACGCTATCTTTTCATCATGGTATTTGATAAAGTAGGAAAATGACATTTCCGTAATGAAAGGAATTTGAACAAGATGAGGCTTTCCAGGGAAGTATTTCATAAATTCACACCAGCTCAGATCATCGCCTTCTATTACTTTTTGGCAATTGCATCATCTTTTCTACTGTTGAACTTGCCTGGGGTATATAAACCGGGCGTAGAAGTTTCATTTATAGATAGCTTGTTTACAGCGGTAAGTGCAGTGAGTGTAACGGGATTGTCTCCTATCAGCATAGGGGAGACTTACTCCGTATTTGGACTATGTATGATCATGCTCGTTCTTCAGCTTGGCGGTATTGGAATTATGTCACTGGGTACATTTTTCTGGCTGCTGGTCAAGAAGAGGATTGGCATGAGGGAACGGCAGCTTATCATGGTGGACACCAATCAGTACACGTTACAAGGTGTTGTCCAGCTGATCCGTCAAATTATCCAAATTATCATAGCAGTTGAAATCATCGGCGGCGGTATTTTGACATTATATATACGCCGTTACTTTGAATCATTCAGTGAAGCTTTGCTGAACGGGATGTTCATGGCGGTTTCAGCAACTACAAATGCGGGTTTTGATATTACGGGTTCATCGATGATGCCTTACCATAATGATTACATTGTGCAGCTGATTTTGATGACGCTGATTGTGCTGGGCGCGATAGGTTTCCCGGTACTGATCGAAGTGAAAAGTTTTTTCTCGAAAAAAGTGCCGAACTTCCGTTTTTCGCTTTTCACGAAAGTCACAACATCCACCTTTGGAGTGCTGTTGCTGGCGGGCACACTGATCATCTGGCTATTGGAGTCATTCCATTCATTCAAGGGCATGAGCTGGCATCAGCAGTTTTTTACCGCGCTGTTTCATTCTGTCTCGGCGCGGTCAGCAGGACTGGTCACGTATGATGTTACGCAGTTCAGTGAAGCCACAGACATTTTCGTCAGTGCGTTAATGTTTATCGGTGCTTCACCGAGTTCTGTTGGCGGCGGAATCCGGACGACAACGTTTGCAATTGCATTATTATTTCTGATCAATTTTGCTAAAGGAAATGATGTCATTCACATATTTAAGCGCCAGATTAAATTGATTGATGTCTTTCGTTCGTATGCAGTTATTCTGGTGGCCTGTTTTATGGTGATGGCAGCTTTGTTGCTGCTGCTGCTGACGGAACCGGGAATCCCGGTTATCCCATTGCTGTTTGAGATCACATCTGCGTTCGGAACGTGCGGGATGTCACTTGGGATTACATCTGATTTATCTATTGTAGGAAAAATTATTATTATGACACTGATGTTCATCGGACGGGTCGGATTGATTTCGTTTATCTATACAATAGGCGGAAAATCAAATAAAACACCATATCATTATCCAAAAGAGCGTGTGATCATCGGATAAACAGTCATATAAAAAGCAGCCGGAGGAAAAATCCCGGCTGCTTTTTGCTATTGACAAACAGAGTCAAATACGTGTTCAGACAGATGATACTGCCGTGCTTTTTCACCAGGCGCGTATTGTACGACGAGATACCCCGGATCCGCTGTAACAGTTAAGTCTTCTTCCAGTTTCGCCGCGGATTTTGTGATAAAGACCTGTTTACGAATGGTTCTGTCTGTATAACCATTGGATGCAAATGATTCATCAAGGAGTTCAGGCGAACGGACAAGTAACTGATAAATCTCCTTCAGCTCTTCTTCAGGCAATACAGATTTCCACCAGATTTTTCTTGGAAGGAATTTTTGGTGAAGTAAATAATCGGCCTTTAGCAAGCTAACGGCTATAGACGTATCAACTTTCAGTATCTCATGTAAAAAACGTTCCAGCCGCGTGAATAAATCTTCAAACTGATGCCCGATGCGTGACCATCCCTGTTTTTCCCAAAACGCACCGAAGAGTTGGAAGAAGTCGAAAGGTGTATCCGCCAGCTCCGAGACGATATATTCCATGGAGTATATAAATCGCCCTGAATTCCAATATTTCTCGAGAATGTCTTCTGTTTGTTTAATCTTCAGCATATCATCAAATGACAGAACATTATTCGATACAATTTCATAAGGAGCGATGTCGATGTAGCGGTAACCATACTGCTCTGCTTGAATGCGGAGCCCTGTCCCGCGCAGTAATTTTAGGAAGCCTAACTGTAATTCTTCGGGGCGCAGAGCGAATACTTCATTGAACGTATCACGGAAAGACGCGTAATCTTCTTCAGGAAGTCCGGCGATCAAATCCAGGTGCTGCGCGATTTTACCTCCCTCTTTTAGCATCGTGACGGTACGTGACAGTTTTGAGAAATTTTGTCGTCTCTTCACAAGTTCATTTGTCAGATCATTTGTGGATTGAACACCGATTTCAAAACGAAACAGACCTGCAGGTGCTTCTTCGTTCAGAAATTGAATAACTTCCGGCCGCATAATATCACCGGTAATTTCAAATTGAAAAACGGTTCCGGGCACATGCTCGTCAATTAGAAATTGGAACATTTCCATTGCGTAGCTTCGGCTGATATTAAATGTGCGGTCAACAAACTTAATTGTTTTTGCGCCATGTGCCATCAAATAACGAATATCGTCTTTAATTGCATCCCGGTTAAAGTAACGGACACCGACTTCTATCGATGAAAGGCAGAATTGACAAGAAAATGGACAGCCGCGGCTTGTTTCGATATATGTGACACGATTTGCCAGGTGGGGAATATCTTCTGCAAAACGGAAAGGGGATGGAAGCACACGAAGATCCAGCTTTGGCCCTGGCGCCGTAATCCGCAATTGGCCGTCTTGACGGTAAGCAATACCCGCAACGGAAGAGTAGTCCTTTTGACTATCAATTGCCCTTAGGATATCTTTAAAAGTTTGTTCACCTTCACCAATGGCAATCACGTCGATCTCGGGTACTTTTTCCATCCATTGGTCATAATCATACGTAACTTCAGGACCGCCGCAGACAATAACTGTGTTCGGACTAGTCAGTTTCAACAGACGGATTACTTTCAGCGTTTCTTCAATATTCCATATGTAAACGCTGAATCCTACAACATCCGGAGCATGCTGATATAGATCGGAAACAATGGAAAGTGTAGGATCATGTATAGTAAACTCAGCCAATTCACAATGATATTCAGGGGCCGCATACGCTTTTAAATATCGGATGGCAATGTTGGTGTGTATATATTTAGCATTTAGTGTAGATAAGACAATATTCATGGGATAACTCCTATTAAAATAATAATATAAAGAATAAAGGAAAATAAATGGGTTTATGTACCTATGTGAACTATCGAGTTACTGTGACATAATATAAACAATTCAGAAAAAAATCCCATATTCAGAGATTACTTTACATCTCGATTTTCAATATAATTTGCCGTTTTTGAAGGAGATGTTGTTAATTTGCCGTTTTTGAAGGAGATGTTGTTATGGTTGCGGAAACGATAAATATTAATGAGTTCTTGGATAGTTCTCTACTTAAACTTACTTTGGATGTAAATGGCTCGATATTAGACATGACAGAAGAAGTTAAAATATTGCTGGGCCAAAATCCGTTACCCCGGCATATGTCTGATATTTTCTATCAGGATCTGCTGTTGCAAATTGAAGAACGCTTGTCTAACAATAAGCCTGAAATGGTAACAGGACATTCTATCCTGACGGGTCATCTGATAGGCGAAAATAAAAATCTTAAACCTTGTTATATTATATACCAATATCACAGTGGAAAGGTGATTATTACGATAAAAGTTGGCGAGTGGAAAAAGAAAATGCATCAAGTGTATGAAAATATCTTTACCACATCCAATTGTTCCATGGCTTTGGTTAACGAATGGGGTTTTCTGGTCTCAACGAATAACCAATTCACACAAGAATTTCCCATTCAATCTTCCGGTGATTTTGTCCATTTGCAAGAATTTTTTAAGCAGGTGACCCCCGTGCCTCCTTTTTCTTATCAGGCATATATACTGGAAGCCAGAACCAGTGGGTTTGCACAAAGGAAAATGTCTTATGATGTCAATGGAGAACTTCGCTATTTCAATGTGTATTTGGGTCTTGACCGGGAAACAGAAATGTTTGTTTTAAAGGCCGTTGATATAACAGAAACAGAACTGCTTTTCGATCAATTGGCGCACTCCGATCAATTATGCACTACGGGAGAAATTGCTGCAAGCATTGCTCATGAAGTACGGAACCCAATGACAACATTGCAAGGTTTTCTTCAGCTGCTGGAACATGAAGTGTCAGGAAATGCCCGAAACTATGTCGCTGTCATTCAAGACGAGGTCAAGCGCATGAATGAGATCCTTAACGAAATGTTGGCGCTTTCAAAACCCGCGGTTGACGAGGTTACGATATTTTCTCTTACCGTTTTGGTGGAAGAAGTTTTAGTGTTGCTTCGTCCGAAGGCGCTGCTCGATCACATACATTTGGTGAATGAAATGTATGTCAATGAACCAGTATTGATACGTGCAAATCCTAATCGAATAAAGCAAGTATTAGTGAACTTGCTGAAAAATGCAATGGAAGCTATGGAAGCGAAAGGAAGATTGACTGTCATAGTCGAAGAAGGTGACATGGGGAATGTGAATGTTCTAGTCAAGGATACCGGGGTAGGAATGGATGAAGAGATGCTGCAAAAAATTTACTTGCCATTCGTTTCCGGCAAAGAAGGCGGCACAGGCCTGGGTCTGCCTTTCGTTAAGAAAACGGTGCAGGAATATGGCGGAACAATTTCAGTCACAAGTGAAATCGGCAAAGGCACAACATTTCAATTATCATTTCCGAAAATTAGCTTGGCAGAGTCAGTGTAACAAAGCAAATTTCTATACAAGAAAGCCGATCCGTCTGCGGATCGGCTTTCTGTTGTTACTAAAAAAATTAGTGAATCGTAGCTGCCATTTCTTTAAAGTCTTCTGCATGCTCATTGTCTTCAGCAGCATAAATCGTTACGCGCACCAGCTTATCTTCGCGCTCCATCACATAGCCTGTAAAATACCCTTCAGCTGATTCAGCCTTTGCACCTTTGACAGACAGGATTCCTTCGCTTTGAGGAAGTTCTGTTTCGTCTGTAATATCCGTCACTGACTCACCATCACTCGAGGCTGCCAGCAATTCTTTCGTATTTTCATAAAGCTCATCAAATGTATAGGATTCTTCGCCTTTTGGCATCGTTTCAATACGCATGAATAGTTCGCTGTTTTCTTCCAGATACAGGCTGTCTCTGCCGGGCTCTTCGCTTGTTAATTTATAGCCGGGGAGCACCATCATAGAATAATCCTGCTCATCACTTTGCGTTTCAACAGCATCCTTCAGTGCATCTTCGTTCGTTTCCGTATTGCTGTCGGCTTCTGCATCACCTTCAGAAGATGTGTTATCTTCTGTATCTTCTGCAGGAGCTGCAGGTTCTTCCACAGCGCTGTCGGCATTGCCTTCCTGGTCTTTATCCGGATCGGATGTTCCGCACGCTGCAAGAAGTGCAGAAGCGGCTAATGAAGTGAAAATAATACGCCATTTGCTGTTCATAGTAATCGGCTCCTTTATGTTCTGTTATTATTCAATTGGACGGACGGGGACCAGGAAGGTTTCATTCCTGGCTGCTGTGAATAATTTTATAACGTTTATGGTTAATGACTGTCTTTTCTTCCATTACCTGTTCGTCGAAATTTTCCATATAAGTTAAATCGACAATAACGGAGTTCTCGTTTACTTTCTCAACAATCCCTTGTAAGCCCTCTTTAAATTCAATGATATCACCGATTTCTGCAATCGTCATTTTAGTCATCCTTTCTATATTCAAAAATTACTCTTGGCAGAGTGATGAATAACTCATATTGAGAATCATTTATAGTTTGCCTGAAAAATAGTGAAAGGTAAAGAGTTATCTTTGTAAAACAGATAAATAGAGATGCACAAATTGTCGCAAAGTGTCGATAATATAGCAGCATAATTTACGCTCATATATGATATAATAGAGGTTAGAATTTATTTAGATGGAAGGTGTGCCAATTGGTATGCAATTTCGAAGGAGAAATCGAACGTCTGAGATATCAATTAATTAAAACGGCGCAGCAAGAAGGATTACACCATGAACGTACCATTGCACTCAGTCGAAAATTGGACCGATTGATTAATAAATACGAGCAAGAAAAGATGAAAAATAAAATGAAAAATATGTAGTTTTTATGTTTAGAATGCAGCAGAGGGGGCATACTATAAATGAACACAGCAACATTCTCATTTCCCCCTTTTGTGGGCCAATCTTATTTTAAGATTGGCCCTCTTTTTTTTGGCTGCACCGTTGTAAAAGTATTTCGACTTCGATACGATAGCTATAGTAATGTATTGTGAGGAGTGGAGATATGAAGAAAGAACGGATTGCTTTTATTGGGACAGGCGTAATGGGAGCAAGTGTCGTGAAACACTTAGTAAATGCATCCTACGATGTGACGATTTTCACCAGGACGAAAGCGAAGGCGAAGCCGCTAATTGCGCTTGGAGCGAAGTGGGCGGACACGATTGGCGATGCGATCCAACGGGCGGATATTATTTTTACAATGATCGGTATGCCGTCAGATGTGGAGGAAGTGTATTTTTCGGATCATGGGATATTTGCAAACGGCCATGCATCCCAAATCTTAGTGGATATGACTACATCGAGTCCTGAATTGGCTGTGCGCATCGCCGAGAAAGCTTCTTCATTACAGATGCGTTCACTTGATGCACCAGTTTCAGGCGGAGATACCGGTGCGAAAAATGGTACATTATCTATCATGTGCGGAGGTCAGAAGGAGTTATTTGACTTCTTATATCCTGTATTATCTGTTTTCGGTAAACAAATTGTCTATCAGGGAGAAGCAGGTGCAGGCCAGCATGCCAAGATGTGTAATCAGATTACGGTAGCCGGAAATATGATTGGGGCATGTGAAGCACTTGCTTACGCTATGAAGTCAGGTCTTGACCCCGATGTAATGCTGAAGTCGGTTACATCCGGTGCTGCAAATTCTTTCAGTTTATCGGATCTCGGACCGCGGATCATTAAAGAAAATTATGAGCCCGGTTTCTATGTAAAACATTTCGTGAAAGATCTCAACATTGCATTGCAGGAGACAGAAAGGCTTCATCTTGACTTGCCTGGTTTACAGCTGGCCCGTAATCTATACACAGAACTACTGGAAAAAGGATACGGAGAAAAAGGAACACAGGTCCTGATCAAACATTATATAAATTGAATTTCTGGGCAGAAGGCTGATTAAGTCCTTCTGCTTAATTTGGTACTGAACGAAGCCAACTATACAATAGGTTCCATAATTCATCAGAAAACTGTAAAAAATGTCTGGGGCGATTGGCTGAAATGATTTTTATAATACACAAAAAACACTTGAAATCGGCTGTTACTTCAGAGTTAATTAAAAAGTAATTCCCTGCGATTACTGAATTTCACATGACGCATAATAGCTTGCTTTTTGCACATCCTTTTAGTACAGGATGTTTGTAAAGGAGTGAGTGAAGATGTGGGATGTGTGGATCTGGCCGATGGTAATTGTGACCGTCATCATGATTGCTATCTGTATAGCGGGTGTTAGAAAATCCAGCCGCTCATTTCAGTTAAATGAGAAAAATGAAATCCCTGACGCTATAGCAGAGAATCCTTATACCATGAATCCGCTGCTGTGGATTATTCTCGTCGTATCATTTTTTATCTTTATCGTCATATTTTATTACTGGGCCTCTTTCCTTTAAAGGAAGAGGTTTTTTGTTTTTATGAATCCGCTTTCTTTTTGAGGTGAAAAATTTCCATTTGTGTTATGATAGAGTAGATGCGATGAATGAATAAGTATACAAGTTTGACGATGAAAAGAAGGAGCGATCACCTATGGTTTCGATAAACAATAAAGATTTTCTTACTGCGCCCATTGCGGACCAAATTATTTCTTCGGAAAAAGTTGCCCACGTGCAAATAGGTAATAATGCAGAGCACGCTCTTCTTGTACTAACGAAGACCGGCTATTCTGCCATTCCCGTCCTCGATCACCAATATCATTTAAAAGGGCTCCTCGGGATTGGTATGATTACGGATTCTATTTTAGGTATGGAACGTATTGAATATGAGAGATTAGAAGACATAAAAGTGGATGAAATTATGGACACCAACCTGCCGACGATTCGTGTAAATGACCGTTTTCAGCGGGCTATGGATCTATTAATCAACCACCCATTTTTATGCGTTACGGAAGATGATGGAACATTTGCAGGGATCATCACCAGACGTGTAATCATGAAAGAATTCAAAAAATATATTTATAATGTGTGATGATGAAACAGAAGCAGTATATTAAGACAGTAAAAGGCTCCGATACGGGAGTCTTTTTCTAATAGAAGGAGTTGAACTATGCCGTGCCTAAAGAAACCAATCGGCCGCTCGTGCTTGCAGCAGTTATGCTTGCCATGTTCGTCGGAGCAGTGGAGGCGACGATTGTTACTACCGCGATGCCGACTATTGCATCAGAGCTTGGAGGATTCTCCCGTTACAGCTGGATTTTTTCATCTTATCTTTTAATGAGCACTGTAACCGTATTAATTTACGGGAAATTAGCGGATTTATTTGGAAGGAAGCCGATATTTTTTGCCGGTCTGACAATTTTTCTGGTTGGTTCTATATTATGCGGATTTGCAGGATCAATGGAGCAGCTGATTTTCTTCCGGCTGATACAAGGCGTAGGCGCCGGGGCGGTCATGCCGATCGCCACCACGATTATCGGAGATATTTATTCCACGGAAGAACGTGCAAAAATACAAGGATATTTATCGAGTGTATGGGGTGTTTCCGCGGTTTCGGGACCTGTCATCGGGGGACTGCTCGTGCAGTACGTCAGCTGGCAGTATATATTCTGGGTCAATGTCCCGCTTGGCCTGCTTTCAATGGCCGTTATTTACTTCTTCTTACATGAACCAAAAGAAACGTGCAAAGCTTCCGTCGATTATAAAGGTGCGTTTCTGTTGACATTTGCGCTGTCTGCCGTCTTAATTTGGCTGGTGGAAGGGGGACAGGGGTTTGGACGTTTATCTGCCGTCGGTCTGTCATTGCTCCTGCTGTCCGCCATGCTATTCTGGTTATTTTTCAGGCAGGAAAAAGCAGCGAAAGATCCTCTTATTTCATTTAGTATATGGAAAAACCCTGTTATTTTATATGCAAATCTTGTATCGCTGACTACCGGAGTTATCTTAATAGGGGTTTCTTCCTACTTGCCTACCTATGTATCAGGTGTAATGGAACAACAGGCAATCGTCGCAGGCTTTACGTTGACTGCCATGTCGATCGGCTGGCCATTAGCTTCTTCACTGGCAGGGCACTTGCTGATTCGTTTCGGTCCATTCCTCGTATCCTTTATGGGAGGGATTTCTCTCGTCATTGGCACGATGATGTTTGTTTTCATGAATGCAGAGCTCGGGCCTGTATGGGCTGGCTGCTCCAGTTTCTTCATAGGAGTCGGAATGGGGCTGACGAATACATCATTCATTGTCACGATACAGGGAGCGGTCCCCCGTATTCAAAGAGGGTCTGCGACGGCTGCCAATATGTTCATGAAGAATTTTGGAAACACGATCGGGGCGTCTGTATTCGGTGCGATTTTAAACGGCACACTCATCGCTTATTTCGCGAAAAAGAAGCTGCCGTATACAATTGATGATGTAAATACGCTGTTAACGGAGGACGGACGCTCACTAATTTCATCGCAAGAACTGTTGAGTCTGCAAAACGGTCTGGAAACTTCTTTGCACTGGGTCTATATTGCAATCGCCGTATTTGCTGTCGTCAGCTTACTATTGATTTTACGAATTCCGCGGGGGAAGGTGTATGACCATGTCAACAACTGAATTGGATATTATCAAAGCGCTGGCGGAAGAGGGAAATATGCGTAAAGCATCTGAACGACTGTACTTATCACAGCCTGCCTTGTCACAGCGCCTCCAGACGATCGAAAAAGAGTGGGGAATGCAGTTATTCATCCGCTCTCAAAAAGGTCTGGAACCGACACCTGCAGGAGAACACGTAATCAGCTATGCAAATGAATCGCTCGCTAAGAAAGATGAGACGATGGAATTGATTGCATCGCTCGAAGACAAAGTGCACGGTACGCTGAAGATCGCATGTGCTTCAATTATCGGCCAGACATGGCTGCCGCAAGTATTGAAAGAGTATGTTGCTCTTTATCCGGATGCAAAAATTTCATTAATGACTGGGTGGAGTTCCGAAATTTCAAAAGCACTCTATGAAGGAGAAGCACATATCGGCATCGTCCGGGGACAGACGGACTGGAAAAGCAATCGTGTGCATCTGTTCCGTGATCAGCTGTACCTGGTGGATTCTGAAATCTCGACTATTGATGAATTAAAAGATACGAACCGCCACTTTATTCAATACAAAAGTGATTCAAACTATTACATGGAGATTCAGCGCTGGTGGAATAAGCATTTTAAACAAAATCCAAGCCGCCGGATTGTGGTGGACCAGATCGAAACATGTAAACAGCTTGCGTTAAAAGGCATCGGCTACGCGATATTGCCTTCGATTACTCTGTCTGGAGAAGAAAAGGTTAACCGTATTCCGCTGCTGAACAGCGAGGAAGAGTTTGAACTGACACGTGACACGTGGCTGATCGGCTACGGCTCAACGTTTGAGCTGAAACAAGTGAAAGCATTTGTGGATATCGTGCAGGAATCTGCAGCATTATTGCGGAATGAATAATAAAAAAGACTTCCATAGTTTGCGGAAGTCCTGAGCTGAAAACAAACATCGGACACTGCCGGGTCTGTTTTCAGTTTTTTTATGGTGTTCTGGCGGAATGTATAAGTGCTTTGTTGTTTCTTGCCCAGTACAAAGCGAGAGTGAAACAGAGCAGCAAAATAATCGTTCCGACGATATAAGGCGAGGTCATGTTGATATCAAATATGTAACCCGCGGTGGCAGGTCCCACCATATTCCCTAAGCTCATGTAAGCGTTCATCATACCAGCTGCATACCCCTGCTCTTTACCGGCAAGTTTCGAGACCAGTGTGTTGACAGCCGGTCGAAGCAGAGAGGTGGCGGTGGAGAAAATAGTAGCCACTAATAAAATGGTGAAAAATGTATTAACGAACAGAATACCGAGCATGGCAAAAGCTGCAATCACCAGATTAATCAAGATGACACGCATCTCACCGAATCGTTTGAACAGACGGTCGATGACGAATGTCTGAATGATGACACCCACAAATCCGCCAACTGTAATAATGACAGCGATTTGCGAGGG
The Sporosarcina sp. P33 genome window above contains:
- a CDS encoding TrkH family potassium uptake protein, with protein sequence MRLSREVFHKFTPAQIIAFYYFLAIASSFLLLNLPGVYKPGVEVSFIDSLFTAVSAVSVTGLSPISIGETYSVFGLCMIMLVLQLGGIGIMSLGTFFWLLVKKRIGMRERQLIMVDTNQYTLQGVVQLIRQIIQIIIAVEIIGGGILTLYIRRYFESFSEALLNGMFMAVSATTNAGFDITGSSMMPYHNDYIVQLILMTLIVLGAIGFPVLIEVKSFFSKKVPNFRFSLFTKVTTSTFGVLLLAGTLIIWLLESFHSFKGMSWHQQFFTALFHSVSARSAGLVTYDVTQFSEATDIFVSALMFIGASPSSVGGGIRTTTFAIALLFLINFAKGNDVIHIFKRQIKLIDVFRSYAVILVACFMVMAALLLLLLTEPGIPVIPLLFEITSAFGTCGMSLGITSDLSIVGKIIIMTLMFIGRVGLISFIYTIGGKSNKTPYHYPKERVIIG
- a CDS encoding B12-binding domain-containing radical SAM protein, which gives rise to MNIVLSTLNAKYIHTNIAIRYLKAYAAPEYHCELAEFTIHDPTLSIVSDLYQHAPDVVGFSVYIWNIEETLKVIRLLKLTSPNTVIVCGGPEVTYDYDQWMEKVPEIDVIAIGEGEQTFKDILRAIDSQKDYSSVAGIAYRQDGQLRITAPGPKLDLRVLPSPFRFAEDIPHLANRVTYIETSRGCPFSCQFCLSSIEVGVRYFNRDAIKDDIRYLMAHGAKTIKFVDRTFNISRSYAMEMFQFLIDEHVPGTVFQFEITGDIMRPEVIQFLNEEAPAGLFRFEIGVQSTNDLTNELVKRRQNFSKLSRTVTMLKEGGKIAQHLDLIAGLPEEDYASFRDTFNEVFALRPEELQLGFLKLLRGTGLRIQAEQYGYRYIDIAPYEIVSNNVLSFDDMLKIKQTEDILEKYWNSGRFIYSMEYIVSELADTPFDFFQLFGAFWEKQGWSRIGHQFEDLFTRLERFLHEILKVDTSIAVSLLKADYLLHQKFLPRKIWWKSVLPEEELKEIYQLLVRSPELLDESFASNGYTDRTIRKQVFITKSAAKLEEDLTVTADPGYLVVQYAPGEKARQYHLSEHVFDSVCQ
- a CDS encoding aspartyl-phosphate phosphatase Spo0E family protein, which produces MVCNFEGEIERLRYQLIKTAQQEGLHHERTIALSRKLDRLINKYEQEKMKNKMKNM
- a CDS encoding TerC family protein; protein product: MEAILLEYAWVLVVLIVLEGLLATDNAVVMAVMVKHLPKPQQKKALFYGLLGAFVFRFTALFMITFLVKFWEIQAIGAIYLLFIAGKNIYDKITHKPDDHPNKKPKRQSGFWMTVLKVELADIAFALDSMLAAVALAVTLPELGDFHIGGINGGQFTVMLLGGMIGLIMIRFAARQFVILLEKYPTLETAAFLIVGWVGVKLAVLTLAHPSLLIIPETFPHSTLWKTTFWIVLLVLAAGGYALAVAKSKIKANR
- a CDS encoding DUF2187 family protein, with product MTIAEIGDIIEFKEGLQGIVEKVNENSVIVDLTYMENFDEQVMEEKTVINHKRYKIIHSSQE
- a CDS encoding nitrogen regulation protein NR(II) → MVAETININEFLDSSLLKLTLDVNGSILDMTEEVKILLGQNPLPRHMSDIFYQDLLLQIEERLSNNKPEMVTGHSILTGHLIGENKNLKPCYIIYQYHSGKVIITIKVGEWKKKMHQVYENIFTTSNCSMALVNEWGFLVSTNNQFTQEFPIQSSGDFVHLQEFFKQVTPVPPFSYQAYILEARTSGFAQRKMSYDVNGELRYFNVYLGLDRETEMFVLKAVDITETELLFDQLAHSDQLCTTGEIAASIAHEVRNPMTTLQGFLQLLEHEVSGNARNYVAVIQDEVKRMNEILNEMLALSKPAVDEVTIFSLTVLVEEVLVLLRPKALLDHIHLVNEMYVNEPVLIRANPNRIKQVLVNLLKNAMEAMEAKGRLTVIVEEGDMGNVNVLVKDTGVGMDEEMLQKIYLPFVSGKEGGTGLGLPFVKKTVQEYGGTISVTSEIGKGTTFQLSFPKISLAESV